One stretch of Chiroxiphia lanceolata isolate bChiLan1 chromosome 1, bChiLan1.pri, whole genome shotgun sequence DNA includes these proteins:
- the LOC116791513 gene encoding GSK-3-binding protein-like gives MPCRPGERFLLLERPVAVGQAGSKEVDALVAKLGEVLQLSAQRAPPPPRAPKHLGPGSARDRAAPYSPRCCSGGGAGLLAPRGPAPPQAHPQHAETPRPDRSGHQRVTKQLCGRGWLRSAARRRKQPPPGPGDGPAEEEDPHRLLQQLILSGNLIKEAVRRLQLAAAAAAAAASAASSGSASAGSGGADGEAAAAAAGQPLQ, from the coding sequence ATGCCGTGCCGCCCGGGCGAGcgcttcctgctgctggagcgCCCGGTCGCCGTGGGACAGGCGGGCTCCAAGGAGGTGGACGCGCTGGTGGCTAAACTGGGCGAGGTGCTGCAGCTGAGCGCCCAgcgggcgccgccgccgccccgcgccccgaAGCACCTGGGGCCGGGCAGTGCCCGCGACCGCGCCGCCCCCTACTCGCCGCGGTGCTgcagcggcggcggggccgggctgctGGCGCCGCGGGGTCCGGCCCCGCCGCAAGCCCACCCGCAGCACGCCGAGACCCCGCGGCCGGACCGGAGCGGCCACCAGCGGGTGACCAAGCAGCTGTGCGGCCGCGGCTGGCTGCGGAGCGCCGCTCGACGGAGGAAGCagccgccgccggggccgggcgaCGGTCCGGCGGAGGAGGAGGACCCCCACcggctcctgcagcagctcatccTCTCCGGCAACCTCATCAAAGAAGCCGTCCGGCGGCTGCagctggcggcggcggcggcagcggcagcggcgTCCGCGGCCTCCAGCGGCAGCGCCtcggcggggagcggcggcgcggacggcgaggcggcggcggcggcggcggggcagcCCCTGCAGTAG